In one Nocardioides sp. NBC_00368 genomic region, the following are encoded:
- a CDS encoding cation:proton antiporter, which yields MDHRVLLIVGAALVIMIAASVFARRTGVAAPLLLVGLGIGASYLPGAPEIELDPELILAGVLPPLLYSSAVNLPVIDFRRNFRLISWLSVVMVIVSALVIGAVVHWLFPDISFPLAVALGAVVSPTDAVAATAIGRRVGLPPRVMTVLEGESLVNDASALVVLRTAVAGIAAASSFSLGRTVLEFGWAVLGALVIGGLVGWLTVLLRQRLDDPVLNTTISFAVPFIAYFPAEELDASGVLAVVVAGLVTGGLGSRRFSARDRQTQATTWTTFNFILESGVFLAMGYQLPDFVDAAQGESTPGEMAGLVLLVVGLLVVLRFAGLAVPALRDREEGKEEVRNRLDQFEEKLDSLTPADDREDARITAARRRLARGRADIDFEEREPITRRGFLTIGWAGMRGVVTVAAAQTIPAGTSHRATVVLAAFLVALITLVLFGLTLPALIRRLRFSPESAKDRHDAFRALLRQVGESAVDTLGPLESQTIDGEPIDPQLVTKLKDRILPRVLAGVQEAPRVRPAVREQTMILQTRYLDAMREALAAERSIGAYSSHTYARVESILDDMEKRLEV from the coding sequence ATGGACCATCGGGTGTTGTTGATCGTCGGGGCGGCGCTGGTGATCATGATCGCGGCGTCGGTGTTCGCGCGGCGTACGGGAGTGGCGGCGCCGCTGCTGCTCGTGGGGCTCGGGATCGGGGCGAGCTATCTGCCGGGTGCGCCGGAGATCGAGCTGGATCCGGAGCTGATCCTGGCCGGCGTACTGCCGCCGTTGCTCTACTCCTCGGCGGTCAACCTGCCGGTGATCGACTTTCGGCGGAACTTCCGGCTGATCAGCTGGCTCTCGGTGGTGATGGTGATCGTCTCGGCGCTGGTGATCGGGGCGGTGGTGCACTGGCTGTTCCCGGACATCTCGTTTCCGCTCGCGGTCGCGCTCGGGGCGGTCGTGAGCCCCACCGACGCGGTGGCGGCGACGGCGATCGGGCGCCGGGTCGGGCTGCCGCCGCGGGTGATGACGGTGCTGGAGGGGGAGAGCCTGGTCAACGACGCGTCCGCCCTCGTCGTGCTCCGGACGGCCGTCGCGGGGATCGCGGCGGCGAGCTCGTTCTCGCTGGGACGTACGGTGCTGGAGTTCGGGTGGGCGGTGCTCGGTGCGCTCGTGATCGGAGGTCTCGTCGGCTGGCTGACCGTGCTGCTCCGGCAGCGGCTCGACGACCCGGTGCTCAACACCACGATCTCGTTCGCGGTGCCGTTCATCGCCTACTTCCCGGCCGAGGAGCTGGACGCGTCCGGCGTGCTCGCCGTCGTCGTCGCCGGGCTGGTGACCGGGGGTCTCGGCAGCCGCCGGTTCAGCGCGCGCGACCGGCAGACCCAGGCCACGACCTGGACCACGTTCAACTTCATCCTGGAGAGCGGCGTCTTCCTGGCGATGGGCTACCAGCTGCCCGACTTCGTCGACGCGGCGCAGGGCGAGTCCACGCCGGGCGAGATGGCCGGGCTCGTCCTGCTCGTCGTCGGCCTTCTGGTCGTGCTCCGGTTCGCCGGCCTCGCCGTGCCCGCGCTCCGGGACCGGGAGGAGGGCAAGGAGGAGGTACGCAACCGCCTGGACCAGTTCGAGGAGAAGCTCGACTCGCTGACCCCCGCCGACGACCGGGAGGACGCCCGCATCACCGCGGCCCGGCGCCGGCTGGCACGGGGCCGGGCGGACATCGACTTCGAGGAGCGCGAGCCGATCACCAGGCGCGGCTTCCTGACCATAGGCTGGGCGGGCATGCGCGGGGTCGTCACCGTCGCCGCCGCCCAGACCATCCCGGCCGGCACCTCCCACCGCGCGACCGTCGTGCTCGCCGCCTTCCTGGTTGCGCTCATCACGCTCGTGCTCTTCGGCCTCACCCTCCCGGCCCTGATCCGCCGGTTGCGCTTCTCCCCGGAGAGCGCCAAGGACAGGCACGACGCATTCCGCGCCCTGTTGCGCCAGGTCGGCGAGTCGGCCGTCGACACCCTCGGACCGCTCGAGTCGCAGACCATCGACGGCGAGCCGATCGACCCGCAGCTGGTGACGAAGCTCAAGGACCGCATCCTCCCGCGGGTGCTCGCGGGCGTGCAGGAGGCACCGCGAGTGCGGCCGGCGGTGAGGGAGCAGACGATGATCCTGCAGACGCGCTACCTCGACGCGATGCGCGAGGCGCTCGCCGCCGAGCGCAGCATCGGGGCCTACAGCTCCCACACGTACGCGAGGGTCGAGTCCATCCTCGACGACATGGAGAAGCGGCTCGAGGTCTAG
- a CDS encoding MFS transporter: protein MSSTASPAAGANSRRWLALGLIAAAQFMVIMDTSIIGVALPEIQRDLGFAPQDLSWVFNAYVVAFGGLLLLGGRLSDLLGARRIFAIGWLVLGVGSLVAGLADTGAVEIAGRAVQGAGSALIAPSALTLLFMNFGANPKELTKALALYGAAAPAGGTAGVFLGGVLTEYLSWPWVFFINIPIALVVLALTPGTMPAGTAQRGRIDLLGALTVTLGLAAVVFAVVRVPEVGWASPSTLVAGAVGIALLVAFVALQAGSSAPLMRLGIFKAPNLAAANIAQLLLGAAWIPMFFFINLYLQQVLGLGAFASGAALLPMTVTIMLGMVAVAPRLTAAFGPKAMTVSGLIVLGLGLVWLSRIDADGSFAVDVLPATLVTAAGMALAFIPSLSTALGAAAPEEGGLAAGIVNTSYQVGSALGLAAMTVVAAAYGSDQVGDLAATTDGFSAGFLGAAGIALAGAVVTGIGWKPVRTETAAESVPAGR from the coding sequence ATGTCTTCCACAGCATCCCCGGCGGCGGGTGCCAACAGCCGCCGCTGGCTCGCCCTCGGCCTCATCGCCGCCGCCCAGTTCATGGTCATCATGGACACCTCCATCATCGGCGTCGCCCTTCCGGAGATACAGCGTGATCTCGGCTTCGCCCCGCAGGACCTCAGCTGGGTGTTCAACGCCTACGTGGTCGCCTTCGGCGGCCTCCTCCTGCTCGGCGGCCGGCTCTCCGACCTGCTCGGCGCCCGCCGGATCTTCGCCATCGGCTGGCTGGTCCTCGGCGTCGGCTCGCTCGTCGCCGGACTGGCCGACACCGGCGCCGTCGAGATCGCCGGCCGCGCCGTCCAGGGCGCCGGATCCGCGCTCATCGCACCCTCGGCGCTGACGCTCCTGTTCATGAACTTCGGGGCCAACCCGAAGGAGCTGACCAAGGCGCTCGCGCTCTACGGCGCGGCTGCCCCGGCCGGCGGCACGGCCGGCGTGTTCCTCGGCGGTGTGCTCACCGAGTACCTGTCCTGGCCGTGGGTCTTCTTCATCAACATCCCGATCGCCCTCGTCGTCCTCGCCCTGACGCCGGGCACGATGCCCGCCGGCACCGCGCAGCGCGGTCGCATCGACCTGCTCGGCGCGCTGACCGTCACCCTGGGTCTCGCCGCGGTGGTCTTCGCGGTCGTACGTGTGCCCGAGGTCGGCTGGGCATCGCCCAGCACGCTCGTCGCCGGTGCCGTCGGCATCGCCCTGCTCGTCGCGTTCGTGGCCCTGCAGGCCGGCTCCTCGGCGCCGCTCATGCGCCTGGGCATCTTCAAGGCCCCGAACCTGGCCGCCGCCAACATCGCCCAGCTGCTCCTCGGCGCCGCCTGGATCCCGATGTTCTTCTTCATCAACCTCTACCTCCAGCAGGTCCTCGGGCTCGGCGCCTTCGCGTCCGGCGCGGCCCTGCTGCCGATGACGGTGACGATCATGCTCGGCATGGTCGCCGTCGCCCCGCGGCTGACCGCGGCGTTCGGACCGAAGGCGATGACCGTCAGCGGCCTCATCGTCCTCGGCCTCGGCCTGGTCTGGCTCTCCCGGATCGACGCCGACGGCAGCTTCGCCGTCGACGTCCTCCCGGCGACGCTGGTCACCGCTGCAGGCATGGCGCTGGCCTTCATCCCGTCGCTGAGCACGGCGCTCGGCGCTGCCGCTCCTGAGGAGGGTGGCCTCGCAGCCGGGATCGTCAACACCAGCTACCAGGTCGGCTCCGCGCTCGGGCTGGCAGCGATGACCGTCGTCGCGGCCGCGTACGGATCCGACCAGGTCGGTGACCTGGCCGCCACGACCGACGGCTTCTCGGCCGGGTTCCTCGGCGCGGCAGGCATCGCCCTCGCCGGTGCCGTCGTCACCGGGATCGGCTGGAAGCCGGTCCGCACCGAGACCGCGGCCGAGTCGGTCCCCGCCGGCCGCTAG
- a CDS encoding heavy-metal-associated domain-containing protein translates to MCSTTYTVSGMTCGHCVSSVKEEVTQIAGVSSVDVDLATGQVTVTSENELDPAQVQRAVEEAGYQLAG, encoded by the coding sequence ATGTGCAGCACCACCTACACCGTTTCCGGGATGACCTGCGGCCACTGCGTCAGCTCCGTCAAGGAGGAGGTCACCCAGATCGCGGGCGTCTCCTCCGTCGACGTCGACCTGGCCACCGGCCAGGTGACCGTCACCTCCGAGAACGAGCTCGACCCCGCGCAGGTTCAGCGCGCGGTCGAGGAGGCCGGCTACCAGCTGGCCGGCTGA
- a CDS encoding FAD-binding oxidoreductase: protein MPAAISVAGRRVECTEDQSILEAFLRAGIWMPNSCNQGTCGTCKLQVVCGEVDHRESPLDTLTAEERAAGLALACQARPLAETEVALRGSETGRTTHVLRDLTATIIAVEEIARDTRRVLLGLEEPLAFSAGQYVELLVPGTSERRPYSLANTAEEDKVLELHVRRVPGGVASEWLFGPVRVGDRVEVRGPLGDFHVPDADQDAGEPMVLIGGGTGLAPLLGIARTALERHPDRVVVLYHGVRVEADLYDADRLEELAAGYPGFSYVTVLSRESVPGHRNGYAPDAFVEDVASARGWSGWLCGPPPMVEAGVKAFKRRRMAPRLIHREKFAAADAPAP, encoded by the coding sequence GTGCCCGCCGCGATCAGCGTCGCCGGCCGCCGTGTCGAGTGCACCGAGGACCAGTCGATCCTCGAGGCGTTCCTCCGGGCCGGCATCTGGATGCCGAACTCCTGCAACCAGGGCACCTGCGGCACCTGCAAGCTGCAGGTCGTCTGCGGCGAGGTGGACCACCGTGAGTCCCCGCTCGACACGTTGACCGCGGAGGAGCGTGCTGCCGGGCTGGCGCTGGCCTGCCAGGCCCGGCCGCTCGCCGAGACCGAGGTCGCGCTGCGGGGCTCGGAGACGGGACGTACGACGCATGTGCTCCGCGACCTCACCGCGACGATCATCGCGGTCGAGGAGATCGCCCGGGACACCCGGCGGGTCCTGCTCGGCCTCGAGGAACCGCTCGCGTTCTCGGCAGGACAGTACGTCGAGCTGCTCGTCCCCGGCACCTCCGAGCGCCGGCCGTACTCCCTCGCCAACACGGCAGAGGAGGACAAGGTCCTCGAGCTCCACGTACGCCGGGTCCCCGGCGGCGTGGCGAGCGAGTGGCTCTTCGGGCCGGTGAGGGTCGGTGACCGGGTCGAGGTGCGTGGCCCGCTCGGTGACTTCCACGTACCCGACGCCGACCAGGACGCGGGCGAGCCGATGGTGCTCATCGGCGGCGGCACCGGCCTGGCGCCGTTGCTCGGCATCGCCCGCACCGCCTTGGAACGTCACCCCGACCGGGTGGTGGTGCTCTACCACGGCGTACGCGTCGAGGCGGACCTCTACGACGCCGACCGCCTCGAGGAGCTGGCCGCCGGCTATCCGGGTTTCAGCTACGTCACCGTGCTCTCCCGGGAGTCCGTGCCGGGCCACCGCAACGGCTACGCCCCCGACGCCTTCGTCGAGGACGTGGCCAGTGCCCGTGGCTGGTCCGGCTGGCTCTGCGGCCCGCCGCCGATGGTCGAGGCCGGGGTCAAGGCGTTCAAGCGCCGGCGGATGGCGCCGCGGCTGATCCACCGCGAGAAGTTCGCGGCCGCGGACGCACCTGCGCCGTGA
- a CDS encoding heavy-metal-associated domain-containing protein produces MQTIQLYVEGMRCPRCVREATARLRDLPGVAILTADRETGEITVTGDVSATDLLEALAGSSFTAQVRPRPRTSRGGSAAAPSAGA; encoded by the coding sequence ATGCAGACCATTCAGCTGTACGTCGAGGGCATGCGCTGCCCTCGATGCGTCCGTGAGGCCACCGCCCGGCTCCGGGATCTCCCCGGCGTCGCCATCCTCACCGCCGACCGCGAGACCGGCGAGATCACCGTCACCGGAGACGTCTCCGCCACCGACCTGCTCGAGGCGCTCGCCGGCAGCAGCTTCACGGCGCAGGTGCGTCCGCGGCCGCGAACTTCTCGCGGTGGATCAGCCGCGGCGCCATCCGCCGGCGCTTGA
- a CDS encoding heavy metal translocating P-type ATPase, whose protein sequence is MTVSGTSAPTTDFELEINGMTCASCANRIERKLNKLDGVAATVNYATEKAKISVAADQTDIDAGVLIATVESAGYGAKEPRRETAPSSGSAADADPTDPVTLLRRRLLISALLTVPVVFLAMVPAWQFESWQWLSLTLAAPVVVWGAAPFHRAAWTNARHGAATMDTLVSIGTLAAFGWSLYALFLGTAGEPGMTHPFSFTIERTDGLGNIYLEAAAGVTTFILAGRYFEARSKRRAGAALTALLELGAKEVAVLRDGTETRIPVDELAVGDLFVVRPGEKVATDGIVEDGSSAIDAAMLTGESVPVEVAPGDAVTGATVNAGGRIVVRATRVGADTQLAQMARLVEEAQTGKAAAQRLADRISGIFVPIVLALSAITLGFWLGAGAGAATAFTAAVAVLIIACPCALGLATPTALMVGTGRGAQLGILIKGPEVLESTRRIDTIVLDKTGTVTSGTMTLTDVIAAPGEDVDEIARLAGALEYASEHPIARAIASGAEERVGSLPAAEDFANVPGLGVQGIVDGHAVLVGRVRLLEDWSQYLPGDLALAMAEAESEGRTAVAVGWDGQARGVLVVNDVIKPTSADAIAEFQRLGLTPVLLTGDNETVARSVAAEVGIPVSADTVIAEVLPEDKVAVVRRLQEEGRVVAMVGDGVNDAPALAQADLGLSMGTGTDVAIQASDLTLVRGDLRVAADAIRLSRKTLATIKGNLFWAFAYNVAAIPLAVAGLLNPMLAGAAMAFSSVFVVSNSLRLRRFR, encoded by the coding sequence ATGACCGTCTCCGGAACCTCTGCACCCACCACCGACTTCGAGCTCGAGATCAACGGCATGACCTGCGCGTCGTGCGCGAACCGCATCGAGCGCAAGCTCAACAAGCTCGACGGTGTGGCCGCCACCGTCAACTACGCGACCGAGAAGGCGAAGATCTCCGTCGCCGCGGACCAGACCGACATCGACGCGGGCGTACTGATCGCGACCGTCGAGAGCGCCGGGTACGGCGCGAAGGAGCCTCGCCGCGAGACGGCTCCGTCGAGCGGCTCCGCCGCTGACGCAGACCCTACGGACCCGGTCACCCTCCTCCGGCGACGGTTGCTGATCTCGGCGCTGCTCACCGTCCCGGTGGTGTTCCTGGCGATGGTGCCGGCATGGCAGTTCGAGAGCTGGCAGTGGCTCTCGCTCACGCTCGCCGCCCCGGTCGTCGTCTGGGGTGCTGCGCCGTTCCACCGGGCAGCCTGGACCAACGCGCGTCACGGCGCGGCGACCATGGACACGCTGGTCTCCATCGGCACCCTGGCAGCCTTCGGCTGGTCCCTGTACGCCCTGTTCCTCGGCACAGCCGGCGAGCCCGGCATGACCCACCCGTTCAGCTTCACGATCGAGCGAACCGACGGGCTCGGCAACATCTACCTGGAGGCGGCCGCCGGCGTCACCACGTTCATCCTCGCCGGCCGCTACTTCGAGGCCCGCTCGAAGCGCCGCGCGGGAGCCGCGCTCACCGCGCTCCTCGAGCTCGGTGCCAAGGAGGTCGCCGTCCTGCGCGACGGGACCGAGACCCGGATCCCGGTCGACGAGCTGGCCGTCGGCGACCTGTTCGTCGTACGTCCCGGGGAGAAGGTCGCCACCGACGGCATCGTCGAGGACGGATCGTCGGCCATCGACGCGGCGATGCTGACCGGTGAGTCCGTGCCGGTCGAGGTCGCCCCCGGTGACGCGGTCACGGGGGCCACGGTGAACGCCGGCGGACGCATCGTCGTCCGGGCGACCCGGGTCGGCGCCGACACCCAGCTCGCGCAGATGGCGCGTCTGGTCGAGGAGGCGCAGACCGGCAAGGCCGCGGCGCAGCGGCTCGCCGACCGGATCTCGGGGATCTTCGTACCCATCGTGCTCGCCCTCTCGGCCATCACCCTCGGGTTCTGGCTCGGTGCGGGCGCGGGTGCCGCCACCGCCTTCACCGCGGCGGTCGCGGTGCTGATCATCGCCTGCCCGTGCGCCCTCGGTCTGGCCACACCCACGGCTCTGATGGTCGGGACCGGACGTGGTGCCCAGCTCGGCATCCTGATCAAGGGCCCGGAGGTCCTCGAGAGCACCCGCCGGATCGACACGATCGTGCTCGACAAGACCGGTACGGTCACCAGCGGCACCATGACCCTGACCGACGTGATCGCCGCTCCCGGCGAGGACGTCGACGAGATCGCCCGGCTGGCCGGCGCCCTGGAGTACGCCTCCGAGCACCCGATCGCCCGCGCGATCGCGTCCGGGGCCGAGGAGCGCGTCGGCAGCCTGCCCGCGGCCGAGGACTTCGCCAACGTCCCGGGCCTGGGTGTGCAGGGCATCGTCGACGGCCACGCCGTCCTCGTCGGCCGGGTCCGGCTGCTGGAGGACTGGAGCCAGTACCTTCCCGGCGACCTCGCCCTCGCGATGGCCGAGGCCGAGAGCGAGGGCCGTACCGCCGTCGCCGTCGGCTGGGACGGGCAGGCGCGCGGCGTCCTGGTCGTCAACGACGTGATCAAGCCGACCTCGGCCGACGCGATCGCTGAGTTCCAGCGCCTGGGCCTGACCCCGGTCCTGCTCACCGGCGACAACGAGACGGTCGCCCGGAGCGTTGCCGCCGAGGTCGGCATCCCGGTCTCCGCGGACACTGTCATCGCCGAGGTGCTCCCCGAGGACAAGGTCGCCGTCGTCCGCCGGCTGCAGGAGGAGGGCCGCGTGGTCGCGATGGTCGGCGACGGCGTCAACGACGCGCCGGCCCTGGCCCAGGCCGACCTCGGCCTCTCGATGGGCACCGGCACCGACGTCGCCATCCAGGCCAGCGACCTGACCCTGGTACGCGGCGACCTGCGCGTCGCGGCCGACGCCATCCGGCTCTCCCGGAAGACGCTGGCCACGATCAAGGGCAACCTGTTCTGGGCGTTCGCCTACAACGTCGCGGCCATCCCGCTCGCGGTCGCCGGGCTGCTCAACCCGATGCTCGCCGGTGCCGCGATGGCCTTCTCCTCGGTCTTCGTGGTGAGCAACAGCCTCCGGCTGCGACGCTTCCGCTGA
- a CDS encoding AfsR/SARP family transcriptional regulator, whose product MLPTPTSRDIRFGLLGPFEATVDGEAVKVPGSAERALLAVLLLARGRIVPASALIDRLWADAALPADPLNALQLRVSKLRRVFKSVGLDLLQRDGGGYRAAVDPGSLDAEAFERRIREVRASVAGSGNPTEEDLATYDEALGLWRGDALADFATEPWAVPESVRLEDLRRTAYAERAQIALSLGRHAEVVTDLEPLLRTDPTHEAMAGLLMVALYRAGRQADALEVFTRTRKTLDADLGLEPSASLRSLHERVLRQDPSLGSSGEVTLSTPATAPHRARSGAQLSNLPADLTPLVGREELMEALSEQAGTSRLTTLVGPGGSGKTALGLHAAHALADRFPDGTFLVRLAAIRSREHIVPAVATAVAMPQDGSAIDLQTRLVEFLADKHLLLVIDNCEHLVDPVATLVEQLLTRCPQLTVIATSREPLALPSEVQTLVGPLPTPLEDDDPETTASSPSVQLLVRRIATVVPGVETDPEAYVALGRIARALDGMPLALELAAARASALSPSDLADRLDQRFTLLTSGPRTAEERQRTLRATVDWSYDLLDDLEKRVFEGLAVFHGGWTLTAAEQVLADDDTDPSQVIHAVGRLVEQSLIVAERGPVTRYRMLETLREYAADRLASTGRGDALATRHAHHFAQVAERSARALRGQGDPRARNLLVDEQANVRSAIAWLEGPAGGPSTSSGHRIDAALRLAGHLGLFWHQGRHLEGRRILRRLLEQDRGTPAARAAALQAVSLVERPRACVVHPHPRCAEAARESLAIFTEAGDADGAAVSQVLLAVEGVNGHDQEAPALLDAAEGWFRDRGDRWGLAVAGFVRLETALKARDEPTATRLGRATAAEFRHLDDPWGHSAVLYHLGYGLRHFGRLRESARTLEQAIDVAASAGIHNTVQWALADLGITHLGLGDLESAEDAFRRAELASRHVGDRAGSILAAYGRGRLAERQEDWSTAIDLLSTAIQGFETLQTPAMTAKATLALARCHEQLSETEAAAERYDEARTLGLAAGEAALADQASEALARLNESRTDGGRTDQGQ is encoded by the coding sequence GTGCTGCCGACCCCGACCTCGCGTGACATCCGATTCGGGCTGCTCGGCCCGTTCGAGGCGACGGTCGACGGTGAGGCCGTCAAGGTCCCCGGCTCGGCGGAGCGGGCGCTGCTCGCGGTGCTGCTCCTGGCACGGGGGCGGATCGTGCCGGCGTCCGCCCTGATCGACCGGCTGTGGGCCGACGCGGCGCTGCCGGCCGACCCGCTGAACGCACTCCAGCTCCGCGTCTCCAAGCTGCGCCGGGTGTTCAAGTCCGTCGGGCTCGACCTGCTGCAGCGCGACGGCGGTGGGTATCGGGCGGCGGTCGACCCCGGCAGCCTCGATGCCGAGGCCTTCGAGCGACGGATCCGCGAGGTCCGCGCATCGGTCGCCGGGTCCGGGAACCCGACCGAGGAGGATCTGGCCACCTACGACGAGGCGCTCGGGCTCTGGCGCGGAGACGCGCTCGCCGACTTCGCCACCGAGCCGTGGGCGGTGCCCGAGTCGGTGCGGCTGGAGGACCTCCGTAGGACGGCGTACGCCGAGCGTGCCCAGATCGCGCTGTCGCTGGGCCGCCATGCCGAGGTCGTCACCGATCTCGAGCCGCTGCTGCGTACCGACCCCACCCATGAGGCCATGGCCGGTCTGCTGATGGTCGCGCTCTACCGCGCCGGCCGACAGGCCGACGCCCTCGAGGTCTTCACCCGCACCCGGAAGACGCTGGACGCCGACCTCGGTCTCGAGCCGTCGGCCTCGCTGCGGTCGCTCCACGAGCGGGTGCTCCGGCAGGACCCGTCGCTCGGCTCCTCCGGCGAGGTCACCCTGTCCACCCCTGCGACCGCTCCCCACCGCGCCCGGTCCGGAGCGCAGCTCTCCAACCTTCCGGCGGACCTGACCCCGCTCGTCGGGCGCGAGGAGCTGATGGAGGCCCTGAGCGAGCAGGCCGGCACCTCCCGACTGACCACCCTCGTCGGCCCCGGCGGCTCCGGGAAGACCGCCCTCGGCCTGCACGCCGCCCACGCGCTCGCCGACCGGTTCCCGGACGGCACCTTCCTCGTCCGCCTCGCCGCGATCCGGAGCCGCGAGCACATCGTGCCGGCCGTCGCCACGGCGGTGGCGATGCCGCAGGACGGTTCGGCCATCGACCTCCAGACGCGGCTGGTCGAGTTCCTCGCCGACAAGCACCTGCTCCTGGTCATCGACAACTGCGAGCACCTCGTCGACCCGGTCGCGACGCTGGTCGAGCAGCTGCTGACCCGCTGTCCGCAGCTCACCGTCATCGCCACCAGCCGCGAGCCCCTCGCCCTGCCGAGCGAGGTGCAGACCCTCGTCGGGCCGCTCCCGACACCGCTCGAGGACGACGACCCCGAGACGACCGCGTCGTCGCCATCGGTGCAGCTCTTGGTCCGCCGGATCGCGACGGTCGTGCCCGGGGTCGAGACCGACCCGGAGGCGTACGTCGCGCTCGGCCGTATCGCCCGCGCGCTCGACGGCATGCCGCTGGCGCTGGAGCTCGCCGCGGCCCGTGCGTCCGCGCTGTCCCCCAGCGACCTCGCCGACCGGCTCGACCAGCGGTTCACGCTGCTCACCTCGGGACCTCGCACCGCGGAGGAGCGTCAGCGCACGCTCCGCGCGACCGTCGACTGGAGCTACGACCTGCTCGACGACCTGGAGAAACGCGTCTTCGAGGGGCTCGCCGTGTTCCACGGCGGCTGGACCCTGACCGCCGCCGAGCAGGTCCTCGCCGACGACGACACCGACCCGAGCCAGGTCATCCACGCGGTCGGCCGGCTGGTCGAGCAGTCCCTGATCGTCGCCGAACGCGGCCCGGTCACCCGCTACCGGATGCTCGAGACGCTACGCGAGTACGCCGCCGACCGGCTGGCGAGCACCGGCCGGGGCGACGCGCTGGCCACCCGGCACGCGCACCACTTCGCCCAGGTCGCGGAGCGGTCGGCGCGGGCGCTGCGCGGTCAGGGCGACCCCCGCGCGCGGAACCTCCTGGTCGACGAGCAGGCCAACGTACGATCGGCCATCGCCTGGCTGGAGGGCCCGGCCGGCGGCCCTTCGACAAGCTCAGGACATCGCATCGACGCCGCACTGCGGCTGGCCGGCCACCTCGGCCTCTTCTGGCACCAGGGCCGCCACCTCGAGGGGCGCCGGATCCTGCGTCGCCTCCTCGAGCAGGACCGCGGGACGCCCGCCGCGCGGGCGGCTGCCCTGCAGGCGGTGTCGCTCGTCGAGCGACCCCGGGCATGCGTCGTCCACCCCCATCCACGCTGCGCCGAGGCGGCCCGCGAAAGCCTGGCGATCTTCACCGAGGCCGGCGACGCCGACGGAGCTGCGGTCTCCCAGGTGCTGCTCGCCGTCGAAGGCGTCAACGGGCACGACCAGGAGGCGCCGGCACTCCTGGATGCCGCCGAGGGATGGTTCCGCGACCGCGGCGACCGCTGGGGGCTCGCGGTCGCCGGGTTCGTCCGGCTCGAGACCGCCCTCAAGGCCAGGGACGAGCCGACGGCGACGCGGCTCGGGCGGGCCACCGCGGCCGAGTTCCGTCACCTCGACGACCCCTGGGGCCACAGCGCCGTCCTGTACCACCTCGGCTACGGCCTGCGGCACTTCGGACGCCTGCGGGAGTCGGCCCGCACCCTCGAGCAGGCGATCGACGTGGCCGCCTCCGCCGGCATCCACAACACCGTGCAGTGGGCCCTCGCCGACCTCGGGATCACCCACCTGGGCCTGGGGGACCTCGAATCGGCCGAGGACGCGTTCCGCCGTGCGGAGCTGGCATCGCGCCACGTCGGCGACCGGGCCGGGTCGATCCTGGCGGCGTACGGACGTGGCCGGCTCGCCGAGCGTCAGGAGGACTGGTCGACGGCCATCGATCTGCTCTCGACCGCGATCCAGGGCTTCGAGACGCTGCAGACGCCCGCGATGACGGCGAAGGCGACGCTCGCACTGGCCCGGTGCCACGAGCAGCTGTCCGAGACGGAAGCGGCGGCGGAGCGCTACGACGAGGCCCGGACCCTCGGCCTCGCCGCCGGGGAGGCCGCCCTCGCTGACCAGGCGAGCGAGGCGCTGGCCCGGCTGAACGAGTCCCGGACGGACGGCGGCCGGACAGACCAGGGACAGTGA